One region of Thunnus thynnus chromosome 14, fThuThy2.1, whole genome shotgun sequence genomic DNA includes:
- the sfxn3 gene encoding sideroflexin-3, with protein sequence MSEELSLDINIKEPRWDQGTFMGRAKHFFMVTDPRNVLLSSETLDEARVIVENYRAGNVKPGLTEDELWRAKYVYDSAFHPDTGEKMFVIGRMSAQVPMNMTITGCMLTFYRTTPAVVFWQWVNQSFNAVVNYTNRSGDAPMTVNQLGTAYVSATTGAVVTALGLKSLATRLPPIVSRFVPFAAVAAANCINIPFMRQRELKYGIPVLDENGNRLGESANAAKQAIVQVVVSRIGMAVPAMAIPPVIMNALEKRAFMKRFPILNAPVQVGLVGLCLVFATPLCCALFPQKSSMSVSGLEPDLQERIRQTSPNTTTVYFNKGL encoded by the exons ATGTCTGAAGAGTTGTCCCTCGACATAAACATCAAAGAGCCACGATGGGACCAAGGCACATTCATGGGGCGTGCCAAGCACTTCTTCATGGTCACAGATCCCAGGAACGTCCTGCTGTCCTCTGAAACTCTGGATGAAGCCAGAGTGATCGTGGAGAATTACAG AGCTGGTAACGTGAAGCCTGGCCTGACGGAGGATGAGCTCTGGAGAGCCAAGTACGTCTACGACTCGGCCTTCCACCCCGACACGGGGGAGAAGATGTTTGTGATTGGCCGGATGTCTGCTCAGGTGCCAATGAACATGACCATCACAGGCTGCATGCTCACCTTCTACAG GACTACTCCGGCAGTGGTGTTCTGGCAGTGGGTTAACCAGTCCTTCAACGCTGTCGTCAACTACACCAACCGCAGCGGAGATGCCCCCATGACCGTGAA TCAGCTTGGAACAGCCTACGTCAGTGCTACCACTGGAGCTGTAGTCACTGCTCTGGGTCTCAAGTCTCTAGCCACG CGTCTTCCACCAATCGTCAGCCGGTTTGTCCCCTTTGCTGCTGTCGCTGCTGCTAACTGTATCAACATCCCCTTCATGAGACAGAG GGAGTTGAAGTACGGTATCCCCGTGTTAGATGAGAATGGAAACAGGTTAGGAGAGTCTGCCAATGCTGCCAAGCAGGCCATTGTGCAGGTGGTGGTGTCCAGGATCGGCATGGCAGTGCCAGCTATGG CTATTCCTCCTGTTATAATGAACGCTCTGGAAAAGAGAGCTTTCATGAAG CGGTTCCCCATTTTGAATGCTCCAGTCCAGGTTGGGCTCGTCGGTCTGTG CCTGGTGTTTGCGACCCCTCTGTGCTGCGCCTTGTTCCCACAGAAGAG CTCTATGAGTGTGAGCGGGCTGGAACCAGATCTGCAGGAGAGGATACGACAAACCAGTCCCAACACCACGACCGTCTACTTCAACAAGGGCCTGTAG
- the LOC137197057 gene encoding peroxiredoxin-like 2A isoform X1: MLALSRCSTAALRCRLSLRCSALSVGSSTMSSQPSIAAGPQFLRTPAAQFHQSKAKASPDPNKPASVLSSESWLQGDLFGMGMWSLGLGAVGAALAGIFLANTDLCLPKAAMASLEHIGDADLNSTVDDGKVIKAKSLWERNGAVVMAVRRPGUFLCREEASELSSLKPQLEELGVPLVAVVKENIGTEIEDFRPHFAGDIYIDEEKRFYGPLQRKMGGLGFIRLGVWQNFMRAWRSGYQGNMNGEGFILGGVFVIGPGDQGILLEHREKEFGNKVEIADVLEAVKKIVPLK; encoded by the exons ATGCTGGCTCTGTCCAGGTGTTCGACAGCAGCTTTGAGGTGCAGACTATCCCTACGCTGCTCTGCCCTCTCTGTGGGGAGCTCTACCATGAGCAGCCAGCCCTCCATCGCAGCAGGCCCCCAGTTTCTAAGAACCCCGGCTGCTCAGTTTCACCAAAGTAAAGCCAAAGCCAGTCCCGACCCAAACAAACCCGCTTCAG TGTTGTCCTCCGAGTCCTGGCTGCAGGGGGACCTGTTTGGGATGGGGATGTGGTCGCTGGGTCTGGGTGCTGTCGGAGCTGCCCTAGCAGGGATCTTCCTGGCCAACACTGATCTGTGTCTTCCGAAAGCTGCCATGGCATCGCTGGAACATATTGGAGATGCTGACCTGAACTCCACCGTAGACG aTGGCAAGGTCATCAAAGCGAAGAGTCTGTGGGAGAGGAACGGGGCTGTAGTCATGGCTGTGCGGCGACCTGGATGATTTTTGTGCAGAGAG gAAGCCTCTGAGCTGTCCTCTCTGAAGCCCCAGCTGGAAGAGCTCGGGGTCCCTTTGGTCGCTGTGGTGAAAGAGAACATCGGCACAGAGATCGAGGACTTCAGACCGCACTTCGCCGGGGACATCTACATAGATGAAGAG AAACGCTTCTACGGCCCGCTGCAGAGGAAGATGGGGGGTCTGGGCTTCATTCGCCTCGGTGTGTGGCAGAACTTCATGAGAGCCTGGAGGTCCGGTTACCAGGGCAACATGAACGGCGAGGGCTTCATCCTGGGGGGCGTGTTTGTCATCGGACCAGGAGACCAG GGGATTCTCCTGGAGCACCGTGAAAAGGAGTTTGGCAATAAAGTGGAGATTGCAGATGTTTTAGAAGCTGTCAAGAAAATTGTGCCACTGAAATAA
- the LOC137197057 gene encoding peroxiredoxin-like 2A isoform X3, whose product MGMWSLGLGAVGAALAGIFLANTDLCLPKAAMASLEHIGDADLNSTVDDGKVIKAKSLWERNGAVVMAVRRPGUFLCREEASELSSLKPQLEELGVPLVAVVKENIGTEIEDFRPHFAGDIYIDEEKRFYGPLQRKMGGLGFIRLGVWQNFMRAWRSGYQGNMNGEGFILGGVFVIGPGDQGILLEHREKEFGNKVEIADVLEAVKKIVPLK is encoded by the exons ATGGGGATGTGGTCGCTGGGTCTGGGTGCTGTCGGAGCTGCCCTAGCAGGGATCTTCCTGGCCAACACTGATCTGTGTCTTCCGAAAGCTGCCATGGCATCGCTGGAACATATTGGAGATGCTGACCTGAACTCCACCGTAGACG aTGGCAAGGTCATCAAAGCGAAGAGTCTGTGGGAGAGGAACGGGGCTGTAGTCATGGCTGTGCGGCGACCTGGATGATTTTTGTGCAGAGAG gAAGCCTCTGAGCTGTCCTCTCTGAAGCCCCAGCTGGAAGAGCTCGGGGTCCCTTTGGTCGCTGTGGTGAAAGAGAACATCGGCACAGAGATCGAGGACTTCAGACCGCACTTCGCCGGGGACATCTACATAGATGAAGAG AAACGCTTCTACGGCCCGCTGCAGAGGAAGATGGGGGGTCTGGGCTTCATTCGCCTCGGTGTGTGGCAGAACTTCATGAGAGCCTGGAGGTCCGGTTACCAGGGCAACATGAACGGCGAGGGCTTCATCCTGGGGGGCGTGTTTGTCATCGGACCAGGAGACCAG GGGATTCTCCTGGAGCACCGTGAAAAGGAGTTTGGCAATAAAGTGGAGATTGCAGATGTTTTAGAAGCTGTCAAGAAAATTGTGCCACTGAAATAA
- the LOC137197057 gene encoding peroxiredoxin-like 2A isoform X2, with product MEMETMLSSESWLQGDLFGMGMWSLGLGAVGAALAGIFLANTDLCLPKAAMASLEHIGDADLNSTVDDGKVIKAKSLWERNGAVVMAVRRPGUFLCREEASELSSLKPQLEELGVPLVAVVKENIGTEIEDFRPHFAGDIYIDEEKRFYGPLQRKMGGLGFIRLGVWQNFMRAWRSGYQGNMNGEGFILGGVFVIGPGDQGILLEHREKEFGNKVEIADVLEAVKKIVPLK from the exons TGTTGTCCTCCGAGTCCTGGCTGCAGGGGGACCTGTTTGGGATGGGGATGTGGTCGCTGGGTCTGGGTGCTGTCGGAGCTGCCCTAGCAGGGATCTTCCTGGCCAACACTGATCTGTGTCTTCCGAAAGCTGCCATGGCATCGCTGGAACATATTGGAGATGCTGACCTGAACTCCACCGTAGACG aTGGCAAGGTCATCAAAGCGAAGAGTCTGTGGGAGAGGAACGGGGCTGTAGTCATGGCTGTGCGGCGACCTGGATGATTTTTGTGCAGAGAG gAAGCCTCTGAGCTGTCCTCTCTGAAGCCCCAGCTGGAAGAGCTCGGGGTCCCTTTGGTCGCTGTGGTGAAAGAGAACATCGGCACAGAGATCGAGGACTTCAGACCGCACTTCGCCGGGGACATCTACATAGATGAAGAG AAACGCTTCTACGGCCCGCTGCAGAGGAAGATGGGGGGTCTGGGCTTCATTCGCCTCGGTGTGTGGCAGAACTTCATGAGAGCCTGGAGGTCCGGTTACCAGGGCAACATGAACGGCGAGGGCTTCATCCTGGGGGGCGTGTTTGTCATCGGACCAGGAGACCAG GGGATTCTCCTGGAGCACCGTGAAAAGGAGTTTGGCAATAAAGTGGAGATTGCAGATGTTTTAGAAGCTGTCAAGAAAATTGTGCCACTGAAATAA